A genome region from Lucilia cuprina isolate Lc7/37 chromosome 3, ASM2204524v1, whole genome shotgun sequence includes the following:
- the LOC124418897 gene encoding uncharacterized protein LOC124418897, giving the protein MSIFLSNNCRENKRLPGVVLNRLGDLHYEILYDGKRVKRHIDQIRYRDDSKVQMNEKGTQSADIGQNIRRRRSHVEFDTSNASRSDGEIAIDDPPNNFSTPLPNYFDNEATSTGCSTPQSNFRGFNSAGENNEHNQLQNNANVGGETDIAEPVPNDIGQEEQVPLRRSTRLRRRKIIFTPE; this is encoded by the coding sequence ATGtctatttttttgtcaaataactGCCGTGAAAATAAAAGGCTACCAGGAGTAGTGCTGAATCGCCTCGGGGATTTGCATTACGAGATCCTTTACGATGGCAAACGTGTAAAACGCCACATTGACCAAATTCGATATCGCGATGATTCAAAAGTGCAAATGAATGAAAAAGGAACACAATCTGCAGATATTGGACAAAATATACGAAGACGGCGGTCACATGTGGAATTTGATACTTCAAACGCATCCCGTTCAGATGGGGAAATCGCGATTGATGACCCACCGAATAATTTTTCGACACCCCTACCgaattattttgataatgaaGCTACATCCACTGGTTGTTCTACACCACAATCGAACTTCCGGGGATTTAACTCTGCAGGAGAGAATAATGAGCATAATCAATTACAAAACAACGCTAATGTCGGAGGTGAGACGGATATTGCAGAACCAGTACCGAACGATATAGGACAGGAAGAACAAGTTCCATTACGTAGGTCCACCAGGTTACGAAGACGCAAGATAATATTTACACCGGAATGA